A region of the Cannabis sativa cultivar Pink pepper isolate KNU-18-1 chromosome 3, ASM2916894v1, whole genome shotgun sequence genome:
AGCTTGTGGCCGATCTGGGCTGGTCGAGGAGGGTAGGCACTTATTTCGTTTAATGGAAAATGAGTACTCCATTGTTCCTTCACGAGATCATTATGCTTGTATGGTTGATCTTCTCAGCCGTTCAGGAAGGTTAAAAGAAGCTTATGAGCTTTTATGTTCAATGCCCATGGAGCCTAGTGCTACCTCTTGGGGTGCTCTACTTGGGGCCTGTAAGCTACATTGTGATATGGAGCTAGGTGAGTTAGTTGCCAGTAGGTTGATTGAGCTTGAACCTCAAAATGCTGGTAATTATGTTCTCCTTTCAAATATCTATGCTGCCACAGACCGTTGGTTGGATGTTTCCCTGGTGAGGAACAAAATGAAAGAGAAATTAGTTAAGAAAGTACCTGGTTGCAGTTGGCTTAGTACACAAGGCTGAGTGATTTTTTCGGTTACACTGGATAAATTAATATCATTACTCTCAACTGTTGGTGCTAAGAGCAAGAGGGACCTAGTTTTGTGCATTCTCTTCAAATTCTTTTCCCAGGCCATTATACAATTGCGTGCAAATTTGCATGGCATACAGCAGCTGTTCTTCCTCTTGTAACTGCAAGCATATGATTGTCTAACACGTTCAAGCAATGGAAGTTGCTTCAGCTAGTGGAAGCTACTGTCCAGTTGGATGTCTTGCACACACGTCTGATCTTTTTAAGATTCCAAAAGACCCTTGCTTTGAATATCCTGAAAAGTAAGTTGACATAATCGCTCTAGAGTTTCTATTTTTCTGTTAATAAATGTTTTGTCATTGAATATTACTTTTTGTCACAACTAAAGAAAAtctatcactaaataattagAAGTTGTCAATacaaattacattttttttaattctttaatCATATTGCATCTAATCTTGTGTTTGACGAGTGAGTTAGGCACATTGGAATTAATTGTCATTTTGTTTGTAGAAAATTCAAGAATGCTTTGATTTTTACCAAACATGTAAAGATTGAAGAACAACTAGAGGATATCTTCACGAAAGCTTTGAATGGGGTTATAGTTGATTATGTATGTAACAAGTTGGACACTATCAATATCTATGCTCCAACTTGAGGGGGGTGTTAGTTGTATATTAagtatataattaatcttaattctAGTTTCCCAATTGTACAAGTTATCCAATATAGATTCCTATGTTTTGTACATATAATTTCAATGAAATAAAACTTCATTTTCTCGTTATAGAACAGTTTACAATTCAGTCAATCTAAACAATTGTATTATCTATGCATCAAAAACAGACACCAGTATTAATGTGACCGATGCATCTATTTGAAATACTTTCTTCCATCATATGGTTGATATATCAATGAGTCATGTTCAATGGTTTAAGTAGTTTCTATTATTAACCAAGGCAGAAAGACAACTATCAAAAAGCATTATTTTGTTGACTTTGGAAGGAAAAGTATCCTTTTTTGAATTTTGACTTGAAAATAATGAAACTGAGCTGTTATCCATatgatatattttgaaaacaatGAACTAAGCTGttctccatattctctacagaTAACAATGTCAATGTAGAAACAACTACAATTCCTAAATGCTGTGAATAATAAACAcacatgagagagagagagagagagagagagagagagagagagagagagagagagagagagagagagagagagagatgagtgAAGTAGGAAAAGTGGTGTGTGTAACAGGAGCCTCAGGTTACATAGCTTCATGGCTAGTGAAGCTCTTACTACAAAGTGGATACACTGTCAAAGCCACTATCAGTAATCTAAGTAAGTTCTCTTTATTAGCTCCTTTTCAAATTGATTCAAAATCATtgctttttctctttttcttctgaagggaagagaaaaaaaaagcacTGCCAAATTGTGGGGTTATGTCTTTTTTTGGCCAAAAACAAAGATATTAATCTCATAATTCTTGAAATTCTATCTAATCTGTTTACTGATAATATGTGGTGTAGGTGATTCAAAGAAAACAGACCATTTGGTTGCACTAGATGGAGCTAAAGAAAGACTTCATTTATTCAAAGCAAATTTATTAGAAGAAGGCTCTTTTGATTCTGCCATCATAGGATGTGATGGTGTTTTTCATACAGCCTCTCCTGCATTTCTTTCAGCCACTGATCCTCAAGTAAACATATGTCTAtatcttatatatatgtttCAGCCTATATAAATATTTGGCAGGTTTACACAAACAATGACTTGTGGTTTTTTGCACTACATATTTTCAGGCAGAAATAATAAAGCCAGCAGTGAATGGGACACTGAATGTTCTGAGGTCATGTGCAAGAGCTCCATCTGTAAAGAGAGTGGTTATAACATCTTCCTTTGCTTCAGTTTTACTAAATGGAAGAGAACTTACCTCtgatgtggttgttgatgagaCATGGTTTTCTGATCCTATTCTTTGTCAGAATTTGAAGGTACTCTTGTTATTTCATGCTTATAATATCTTTTGTAATTTAGCTGAACAGTAAAaactttttctttcttaaaGTTTCCCAGGAAACCAATTCACCTCAATTACCCCGTAACAGCCTCAAAACCTTTAATCTTTCATTTACATATTGAGTTTGCATCAATTCAGTTTACAGTATATTTTTATTCCTCTGCAGCTTTATTATCCACTTTCGAAAACTCTAGCAGAAGAGGCTGCATGGAAATTTGCGAAAGAAAACCAGATTGATTTGGTCACTCTTCATCCAGCATTAGCAATTGGTCCTCTCTTGTCACCAATTGTTAATAGTAGTGTGGAGTTGATTATGAATCTTGTTAATAACGGTAAAGTTTGGTACTTTCACTCCATACATTTGTAAAAATTGTAATCACATTATGATATCATGATCATTCTACTttgtttgtatttatatatatatttgtaggaGCTCAAACTTTTCCATGTAGTGTTTGTGGATTTGTTGATGTTAGAGATGTTGCAAATGCACACATTCAAGCATTTGAAGTTGCTTCAGCTAGTGGAAGATACTCTCTAGTTGGATGTGTTGCACacatttatgatatttttaagatattgaAAGATCTCTACCCTGCTTTCAGTGTTCCTGAAAAGTAAGCTCACTTACCATAGATAATTATATATGCAACATAGATATCCAtagaattatataattatattcacAATTTAAATTTCTTATTACTAAATGTCACTTCAAGTTACATCTACAaacatttagttacaagttgttaGTAGAATATTTTTATAGTATGAAATTGCATTGCtttgtaattaatttatataatttaattttattactattattggtAGAAGTGAAGATGAGGCTCAACCTGTAATGTCAAAGTATCAAGTATCAGAATTGAAAGCAAAGAGTGTAGGAGTCAATTTCATCCCATTGGAAGTGAGCTTGAGAGACACTGTAGAAAGCCTCAAGGAAAAGGGGTTCTTCAATATCTAATATCTCATTAACAAgcctatatattttattagtttgaTTGTCGActtgtaattaataataataacatttatACATAGTTAGGCTAAGCATTTTGACTCTACATTTTTACTGGTTCTAAGCCTAATTAATGTATACATAATAATTACATATGTCAAAACGTTTCATCATCATATTATTAATAGAACTATTTGTTTACAAGACCTTACAGTTGTGGTCCTTAAAATGCAATACTTAGACAACCAGTCCCTCTTTTTATTATAAGTTCATTTTATTACTCCCAGTCTTCATTTACTTAGATAAAGAGGAGCATAAAATGAAGAAAATGAAAGTAaaggctgttgggttttgtgccctaaataaaaccatttataatctgattagttatcaatataagaaatttgaagtgatttatgtttgtatgaattttacatgctaatggtttaatgtgtttattatatttacacacaaaatctgttaagtccagatcatatgtttattcataattacagtatcgtcaacacagtagaatgtgattgtgatcatatgaatcaaaagattaagtccctgtttcatcagtgttttggatttacactgatgtgataatcagcgatgatgtgtacttacacttggagtaagtgttatgttctttccaggacattagtaaagtatactagtttcgaatgtatggagtatacataggactggaccgatattgcaacttagttaagatattataaacttaccgtcatatctttccaagtcaatatcagtagttgatcttaagattaaaagaatctaagtcctgatatgcttaggctcaactcaggagtactattcatgttctttgatttattagttaagcctacttttgggtcagggtgatacgtatattttgggaacatgatagtatgattgagtgggagtgctgaacataaatatggaatctatagcttctactggtgtatagaagttaagtgatgattcccttcgagcttagctaaatagaagtaaatggatgagctcttgtttaagtgactaattcttagatcactaa
Encoded here:
- the LOC115708941 gene encoding cinnamoyl-CoA reductase CAD2 isoform X2; translated protein: MSGQGKVVCVTGASGYIASWLVNLLLQHGYTVKASVRDPYDPRKTEHLLALDGAKERLHLFKSNLMDEGSFDSAISGCDGVFHTASPVIHSATDPQAEIIEPAVKGTLNVLRSCVKVSSVKKVIITSSMSSVLVNGKPRTPDVVVDETWFSDPVFCENLKMWYAASKTRAEKVAWEFAKDNGIDLITIHPGVTLGPLLQPTMNYSVNLIMNLTNAETFPNKVYLYHDVRDVASAHIQAYEAGSVGRRYFLSGYIAHISELLKILQQLYPTITIPQRCEIDEPLMQTYQVSNLIEKSLGILHSIPLEREMSEVGKVVCVTGASGYIASWLVKLLLQSGYTVKATISNLSDSKKTDHLVALDGAKERLHLFKANLLEEGSFDSAIIGCDGVFHTASPAFLSATDPQAEIIKPAVNGTLNVLRSCARAPSVKRVVITSSFASVLLNGRELTSDVVVDETWFSDPILCQNLKLYYPLSKTLAEEAAWKFAKENQIDLVTLHPALAIGPLLSPIVNSSVELIMNLVNNGAQTFPCSVCGFVDVRDVANAHIQAFEVASASGRYSLVGCVAHIYDIFKILKDLYPAFSVPEKSEDEAQPVMSKYQVSELKAKSVGVNFIPLEVSLRDTVESLKEKGFFNI